In Acidisarcina polymorpha, the DNA window CTTTGACCGATGCGCTGGGGTCTCAGATTTCAACCGGAGAGCGGGCTGCCCAAGCGGTCCACACCGCACTTTGGAATAAAGCTTGCCGCAATAGACCTCGCGCTCTCGTCGATTGCCTGACTGTCGACAATGTGCAGCAGGTCGTCAAGTTGGCAACAGAATACGGGGTACCCATTTCGGTGCTTGGGGGGGGCGGCATTGGGCTGGATTTGCGGTCGTGCAAGGGGGCGTCGTTCTCAATCTTCGCCCGATGTCGCGGGTTCATGTCGATCGAGAAAGCCGTACGGTGACCCTGGGAGGCGGCAGTCTGATCAACGATGTTTTACTGGAACTCCCGGACGATCTGGCCTCCGTGACGGGGGCGGAATCAAGCGTCGGATACACCGGGCTAACACTCGGGGGCGGTTACGGCCCGCTGAACAGTCGCTTCGGACTTGCGTGCGACACCATGCGAAGTGCACAAGTCGTGCTCGCAGACGGCAATGTGGTCACTGCCAGTGCACAGGATAATCCCGATCTCTTTTGGGCGCTCCGCGGAGGAGGCGGCAACTACGGCGTGGTAACTTCGATGGAACTAGAATTGTTTTCGGTACCGACAGTACAGTCCGCGACGATCCTCTTCCCGCAGTCGTCGGCGGCCACGACGCTGTCGCATCTGCAGGAGATCACCGAAGCATCTCCCGATGGGTTAAGCGTGCTTTCGGGACTGGTGACTCTGCATAGTGGTCAGAAGGGCCTCTTCCTTCAGCCTCTTCTCAGCGAAAAGTCTGAAATCGGCGAGCGGCTATTCGAAAAGCTATGCAACTTGCCCAATTCGAAGGTTGTCGCCCGGCGATGGTCGCCGTACAACCAAATCTTTGATCGTGAAGCCGAGAAAGCGTGGTCGGCAAACGAGAACTATCGAGTCAGCGCACGCTTTTGCGAAGTATTGAACGGCGCAGTAGTCGACGTTCTCACGCGAGGCGCAGAGCGCGCACCCACTCCAGGCTGTGTTCTCCTTCTGCACGACTTTCATGGACAAGCAAGTCGGATCCAGCTCGAAAGCTCTGCCTATCCGCTTCGAAAAAACCACTACCTCGTTGAAGTTATCGCAGGTTGGGACAGCGTTGAGGACGGAGTTGCGGCGGGAGAATGGTTCGACCAAGTGTTGGAGGAGCTATCCCAGCTCTCCCTGTCTGGTGGCTATCCCAATGTGCTCGGTCCTGCAGAACAAAAACGAACCTACGACTTCTACGAGCCTTCTCGAACACGACTGAGGGCAGTCAAAAATAAGTTTGACCCTCACGATGTCTTCTCCTCGAACGTGTGTCAGTTGTGACATAACGCACCGCAGATGACGTCAAGCGGCATCGAGCTCAGCACATCGTCGCTCATTCATGGACTTGCTTGCCGTCGCAGAGAGCTTACTAACCACTGTCGCTACTTCAATAGGTGATGAAGCAGATTATCGATCCATTTTCGGAAGTCATGTCGGCCCTCGACCTCGTCGTTCAACAAGTAGGTAGCGTGAGCCTCGCCGGAAGTACGAGCTTAAGGTTCCCTGATAAAGGATCTATCAAGTTTCTTGTGGTAGTCTCGGGCCAGGGTAGCCTCATCGTAGGCGGTGTGCCATCGGTAATCACACTTGAGGCAGGCGACTGTGTGGTGCTGCCTCGCGGGACAGCGCACTCCCTAACCTGTAGGTGCGTCGACAAGTCGGTGATCAGCTATCCGGAGGGGAGCAACGATCATGCTGGCTGCTTCCTTGTGAGTGGAGAGCTCCTGCTTATGAGTAGTCACGCCGAGGCGATGTTTCGGTCCGTACTTCCGCCTCTCATTCACCGTCGCAGTAGAGAAGTTCATCATGGTCTCACGATGACTCTGAGCCGTCTAATCAATGAAGTAAAGCATCCACAACCTGGCAGTGCATTGATGACGCAATGTCTCGCGACCATAATCCTCATGCAAATTCTCCGGTGTCACGTCGAAGAGTTTGCAATAACCAGTGTCGGTTGGTTGTTCGCGCTTGCCGATGATGCAATGGCAGTCGCGCTTACCCGGATCCATGAGGCTCCAGGTCATCGTTGGAGCCTGCAAGAGTTGGCGCGGCACGCCGGGCTGTCGCGGTCCACGTTCGCAAAGAGGTTCAAGAACATTGTCGGCGTGACTCCGATGGAATACCTAACGCGATGGCGGATGATCTTGGCAGGCGCGAGATTAACCTCGTCCAGTGAACCGGTGTCGCGGATCGCCTCCTCGTTCGGCTACGAGTCAGAGAATGCCTTCGGAAAGGTATTTCGGAATATTATGGGCGCCTCACCGGCCAAGTACCGGCGGGCCTGCCGCAAACGCGCGCCGCGTGGCCGCATTGGACATGTTGCATGACGATATATAAAGTCGCTTCGACGGGCGCTGTTTCAGCTCCAGATCGAAGGCGGGAAGCTTACCCGGAACGGTCTTCAAGTCGAGATGACCGGCACCAATGGGGATCTTGAAACGTTGAGAGTTTTGAAGCATGCGTGTCCGACGTGGATCCGCTTCAGTTCTTCGTCGAAACAGGACCGCCGTCAGCAGCAGATAAACGGCTAGATCAAGTTTAAAGCGTCGACAAAGTGAACAACGGAACCACACTCAATGCTTCGTGTCGCACTGCCCACACTGCTCACACTCCTTCCCGCCTTCACTCAAGCCCAGTTACCTCTTCAGCAACAGATTCACGATCTCGCCAAAGAGGCTCATGGCATCGTCTCAGTGGCTTGTTCGCTGCGTGGCAGAACCTGAATTGCGACCTCAACCCGCATGGTCAAGAGCCGATGCAATCTGCTTTCAAGTTTCTACTTAATGTCGCAGTTCTACACGCAGTCGGGCAAGGAAAGCTCTCCTTAGAGCAGTCAGTGCACTCTTTACCTTCAGACACCTATAAGGATACTTTCAGCCCATTGCAGGATATGTACCCCGCTGCGAACGTCGATGTGCCTCTGCGTCAGTTACCGGAACTCTGGGTTGGGCATCCGGATAATACCGCCAATGACATACTGCTGCGGCAGATGGGCGGAACGGCACCGGTTCAGCAGTATCTCGATTCACTCGGCCTTCAGGGTATTCAGATACGAGACTCGGAAGCAAGCATGCATGATGATGAACGGCGACAGTACCGTAACACCGGTGAACCTGCCACGTTTGTAAAGCTCCTTTGCATGCTCGCGGAGAACTCCCTCCTCACTCACGGGAACACGAAGTACCTGCTCAGCATTATGAGTTCCTCCCCATCTTTTCCGAACAGGATATGCGGGCTGCTACCCGCTGGAACGATTGTCGCTTATAAGACGGGCACGGCAGGATATAACAACAACATGGCAGCAGCAACAAACGATGTCGCATTGATCACGCTTCCGACGGGCGGCGCCTAGCACTGGCGATCTTAGTAACGGATGCACATGCTGACGAAGCTGCTGTGGAGCACACAATAGCGGCGATTGCGCGCGCGTGCTATGACGCAGCATTGAAAACAGAACGTTAACTCGGAGCACCCCACGTTGGTGCCAGATCATGGGATCTTCGGCTCTGTTTCATCAGTCACGACTGGAAGTTCACATCAGGGGGGGGCATTGAATAAATTATCTTCAAGCGCCGGCGCTCCCTGCAGAAATCATCCTGCTGTAGGTTTATCGTTACTGTCAGTACGACGTTAGCTACTTGGATCTCATGGAGATGATGCAGGAGCGCCGTTGGGTAGACGGTTTAACCATCACGCGTTGAATGCGCCGGAGTTGGACAAGCGGGTGCGCTGGTACCAGGGCTAGCGAACTGCTTTGTGGCGTTTGGATGAGACGTATGTGAAGGAGGTAGGCGGCAGCGGCGATACTCCGGCAACCCATTGCTATCCGGGAAGAGCACTGGCGATCATGACCATTGGCTGCCCCCGCTCACCTCGTACCAACTCGGTTCGTATCCGAAACGAGCCGCGACCTGCAACGGGAGGATGGGCTATCTGCCGCGACAAATAGCGTACCTGCAAATACCTGCACAACATCATTGAAGTCGACCATGGCGCACCCACGCGAGTCATTGGCCCCCCTGAGAGGCTCAGGCGATGAGCACGCGGCCGCTTCGATCGAGTACTTTGAAGTACTACGCGTGACCTGGCGGGGGCATCGCCTCACCTGTAAGCAGCGTGTGAGAATGATTGATTAATCCCTTCGACATCTTGTTTGTCTCGACCTGATTAGGTGTCGAGACAGACAAGCTGTGCCCGGGTTGTTGATGCGACAGGTCCAAGGGCCTGGCATAATGTCGACGCTAAGCAGGAATATCTCGCTCAGGCCGGTGAGTTGATTCTTGATGGACCAACGCTATCCCATACGTCCCGGCGATCGCTATGACCGATTTGAGCGGACAGGCACGCGCCTCGGCGAGGCGGACATTGTGGAACGCAAAGCCGCTCGGTCCGCCGTATGAGTAGCAAGCATAGTTGGCGGGAACCGTTTGCATGGTGTGAATGACGTTCCAATCGCATCCGATTGAATGTGTCATGAACGCGAAGCCGGCCGACCCACGACTGCCGGCTTCAGCTTCAATACATGAAGCGAAGGCTTACGAATCTAACATTAGGAGAGTTCTAAATAATGACAAACCAAGCTGATCTCGGTGGCATGTTCACCTTTCCCGGTACACAGCTGCAGGTTCGCCGCATGGGTTTTGGCGCGATGCAGTTGGCAGGGCCACACGCATACGGACCATCAAAGGCTCGTGACGGGGGTTCCGCGGTCCTAAACGAGGTAATTGCGGCGGGCGTTAATCATATCGACACAAGCGACTACTACGGTCCACACTCGGTCAATCAGATCATTAGACAGACGCTTCATCCTTATCGCGACGACCTCGTTATTGTTACGAAGCTGGGTTGGCGCCGTGGGGACAGTGGCTCTTGGATCCCTGCGGTCTCCGCCAGTGATATCACCGCTGGCGCACATGAGAACCTGCGTAACCTTGGTCTCGATGCGCTGGAAATTGTAAACCTACGGGTAGGCGGCGAGTTGTGGCCCACAGAGGGATCGATTGAGGAGCCAATGACTGCGCTTGCCGAATTGCAGCGGCAAGGCCTTATTCGCCATTTGGGCGTGAGCAACGTGTCTCCCCAGCAGTATGCGGAAGCAAAGAAGATTGCGCAGATTGTCTGCGTTCAGAACTTTTACAACGTGGCCCAACGCCGGGACGATGCCTTCATAGACCAACTTGATAAAGAAGGCGTCGCCTACGTACCGTATTTCCCGCTTGGCGGAATGACACCGCTTCAGTCTGCTGAGTTGGACGTTGCAGCTGCCTCGGTAAACGCCACCTCATTGCAGGTGGCGCTTCATTGGCTATTGAAACGGTCGCCCAATATTCTGCTCATTCCCGGAACCTCGTCACTGCTACATCTAAAAGAGAATTTAGAGGCTGTTGACCTTGAGCTATCAGCCGAGATATTGACCCAGCTGAATGCCGTGGGAAGCTACGCCGCGTAGAACCGTTTGGGCCCATCTTTCTGTCCCTTATGATGCGCGTCACGAGGGTGATGTTCTGCAATCGGCTAGAAGCAAACACCATTCTCGTGACCATAATCAGTGAGCGTTGTGGGAGCCATAGCGGAGCGCACGCGGCAGTTACTCCGTAAACGCCAGCGGAAGGGGATGGTTAGCGAAGAATGGGCGTGTACCGTCAGACTCGAGACACTGAACGATAGCTTTGGACCCGGGAGTTGGCGACTGAATGTCCGCGGCCCCGGGAAAAGGGCACTGTTGCTTTAGAACGGTGCCAGGAGCTTGGGCGGCGTAGAGACGTTGGGATGGCTCATGTTCAAGCGTCGACGTTTTCCTATTGAGATCATCCTGGTGTGTGTTCGCTGGTACTGCAACTACGGGATCTCCTATCGCGATCTGGCCGAGATGATGCAGGAGCGCGGCGTGGAAGTAGATCCGTCCACGATCAAGCGCTGGGTCCATCGCTATGCACCTGAACTCGAAAAGCGAGGTTCGATGCTATCAAAGCTACCGAGCGACCTCGCGCCGCGTGGACGAGACATATGTGAAGGTTGGCGGCAAGTGGAAGTACCTGTTCCGGGCTGTCGACAAGCATGGCCTGCTAATCGACTTCATGTTGACGGACCGGCGGAACACCCGGGCAGCCTATCGTTTCCTCGGAAAAGCATTAATGATCATGCGCCACTGCCACCCTCCCCGATTACGACAGCCCATGGATCGTATCCTCAAGCTATCAGCAGGCTGCAGCAAGAGGGCAAGTTGTCAGGGTCGACCAAGCATCACACGTGCAAGTAATTGAACAACATCATTGAGGCGGATCATGCAGCAATCAAGCGAGCCATTCGCCCGACACGGGGCTTTCAAAGGATGAAGACGGCAGCCGCTACCATCAAAGCCTTCGAAGTTATGCGGATGATCCGCAGAGCTCATTGCCTTACCTGCAAGCCGAACGTCCAAGACGAGGTGCGTTTTGTAAACAAGCTGTCCGAGGTCTTCACGATCGCTGCCTACGCGAACAGCGTTAGCGCTAACTGTGCGCAACAGGGTTAATGCAACAGAGCCTTAAAGCGGCTGTGATAAGAGTCGACGATGCGGCGCGCCCCGGGGTTCCCAGGCCAGTAGGGCAAAGACGTAGGAGACGCCTACAACGGAACGGACGAGATCGTTGTCCCTGAGTTTAGATCACCGCTGGATATGCGCTCGATAGACGACAAAGGCAGTATGGATAGCGGGCAATAACAGTCGAGAAAGGCGCATAGAGCCCTCGGCGACTGTTTTATGGCTAGAGGAGGAGCTTTTTATCGGACACTGTGGTCGATTGGGAGCACCACTCAAGTGCGGGACGCTTCAAGAGAAGGAATGTTGGCAGCAAATCGCTGTTCGGCTGTTAAGTTTCTCCGCCGAAGAGATCGAGATCGTCAAAAGAGAGACCACTTTTGCTACAATCATAAGAGGCAGTGACAGTGCCGCGAGATTCAGGTCTCCTCCACAGCAACTCTGGTGTCTCTTACTGGATGTTTACTGGATGTTTCCCCCGAAAATTGGTCATATTCAATGGAAAGTGTGGAATCTGGAGAAAGTATGGAAATTCAGGTTGACCAGTAGAATCAATGAGTTAGGACAACTGGTTAAAAACATAGCAGGCGCGTAGCTCAGTTGGTTAGAGCGCTACCTTGACACGGTAGAGGTCAGGAGTTCGAGTCTCCTCGTGCCTACCATATTTTCAACAACATAAGAGGACACTTCACCTGACAGCATGTATTTTGTGTCGTTGTTTGTGTCGTAACCCTCGGTTGTTGGCCTCCTCGGGCACTTCGCCGATAGTACATTCACCGCTTCCCTCTTCGCTTCCTGGCGGACGTGGGAGTAGTGCTCCAGCATCTTCCGGGAGACATGCCCAGCCAAGGCCATGATGGTAGCATCGCTCGCCTGCGACTCGGCAAGCTCGGTAATAGCATGGTGGCGGCAGTCATGAAAGCGGAAGCCCTTAAGCCCAGCAGAGGCAGTCAGCTTGCGCCAGGCCGTGCGCCAGCTCTTCTGGCAGCGCTTAGGGTCGATATAGCCACGCTCACAGGCCGGGAAGAGGAAGTGGTCAGGCTGAGTGCCGCCGAACGCTTTAGCGCGCTCCCAGAGCTCAAGAACAGTACTGTATGCGTCCTCGTTCATCGGGATCGACCGCAACCCCGCATCGGTCTTGCTACGCCGGACAGTGAACCCACGCCGGGGCCAGTCTACATCCCGCCAGCGCAGATTTTTGATCTCGACGCCCCTCATGGTAGTGCATAAAGCCAGTGCCATCGCCAGCCGGGCATTTTGCCATTCAGGTTTGGAGTCGGCAGCCTGGAGCAAACGCAGTTTCTGCTCATGGGTCAAGGCCTGACCGATGGAGCGCGGTTCCTTCAATGGCCGAACGTCATCGGCAATCAGACTCCAACGCTTCGCCCTTTTGAGGATCCGGCGCACAGCTCCGACTTCCATGTTGATGATCGCTGGACCAACCCCGCCTGCCGTGCGCCACTGCCGATAGGCGAGAACATCTTCCGCCGTGATGTTTCTCAGCCGTCTGCCCCGAAAGAACTCTTTCGGCTTCACCAGTATTTGGCGCTCCTTCTGCTGGCTAGATTCAGCTAGTTCGGGCAGCCGACCCTCGAGATACTTTATAGCTGCTTCATCGAAGATCAACCTTGCGAAATCCTCACTTGATGCGCTCAGTTTGCCCTGTTTCGCCGCCGAAATTAGGGTTTTCTCTTTTGCTTGCGCCTCTCGCCAGTCGCTTGTTTCCAGCGACTGGCGAAAACGCTGTCCGTCAACAAAGAAATGCGTGTGCCACGTCTTACCACGTTTTGTAAGCGCCATCCATTCCTCCTAAACGAATCCTGCTGTCGCCGTGATCGGTGTCATATCTCTCAGCGGCTTTCGATCTTGGTAAGCTCCCGCATGACCCAATTTGCCTCTACCTCGGCTTCGCTTTTTGACTTTCGCGTAACCCATTCTGCGATCCACTGCCATCGGTCAAGCCCGCTCTGGCTTTTAGGTGTTAGTTTCTCCCATTGCTGTGCGGCCTGTTTGAGGAGCCTAATCTTGCCCCTACGGGCTGTTGTAGTAACGTAGTTGCGGCATCTACTGGAGCAAAATCTATCACGACCTCGAACCTTATCTAGCCATTTGCTACATCGAACGCACTGTACCCATCCACGCGAGGAAAAGTTTCTATCTAAATGTATTGAGATACACACAGCGGCCATCGGAGAATCCACTTCGGCGACTACATGCGGAGAGCCGCTACTATCCCAAGAGAACTTCCCACGCATCACTTCCGACGTCCCCGTCCCCCTGAGAGCCAAACCCAGCGTTTCAGGGTCGAGGTGTGAAGGTGCCTTGACTTCTTTGATGAATTCTCTGGCCGGATCTTTCAACCGAGGATTTTTACCGCACTCCATGGCTCTGACACGCGTCTGATGGAGTTCGTTCCGGATTTCGCCATATTCCTTCGCAAGACCGATGGCGTTACGGAACTGCTCTCCGTTCAGGCCTATTAGCCACGCAAAGACATCGCGGAAGGTCTGTACTCTCTGCCTTATTGCTGGTGTCAAGAACTCCTCACGCCATCCGAGATCCCGAGACGACATATTCTCCACGTCCTTTCGCGAGAAAACCATCGACTCTGGCTTTTCCAACATCTCGAACGGCACGTACCCCGCTGCACCCAACCATCCGATGACAGCATCGCCATCGTCAGTTCTTAGGTTCACAAGTCGTTCTCGAAGGCTCCGCCAATCCCGCTTCATCAGTCCTTCACTGATTGCGCAATTTTCCGCGGGCATGAACCTTAGCCAACCTCCATCTTCGAAGCCTGTGCGATCAAGCGTCACCACACCCGACTTCATTCGAATGGAGACGGGAACGCTCGCTAAGGTCAGCAACGAGGCATCGTTGTACTCCTGTTGTACGCTTGTTCCCATAGTGACATTCGTACTGCACACTCGTAGCATAAGCACTAGGCCAACTCGGGTCAAGGAGGAATCTTTCGTGAAATATCAGCGCGAAGCTGAAATCACCGCAGTTGAAGCTGCCCGGAGGCTCGGAGTCGGGTTGGATTATGTGTATTCATTGCTTTGGACGGGAAAGCTGCAAGGCCGCAAAATTGGTAAGCGATGGATTGTGCCTGCCCGGGTTGTTCAAGCTCGACTTAAAAAGCTAACGGGAGGTAGCAGTGATAGAAGCCGTTCCTAGCTTGCTAACGCTCAATACAGTGGCCACCGCACTTGCTGTGAGTCCTCACACTGTCCGGTCATGGGTACGTAAGGGCCGTTTACGTCCTGTGCGCTTGTGCCGCCGACTGCTGTTTGATCCAGCAGAAGTAGCACGTATGGTCGCGGAGGCACGCTAGCCACGATGCCTAAACGCAAGTCCAAATCAGACCAGAAATCAAGTTCGCGCCCGGAAAGCTCGCCAGCATCTATCTCTTCTTTCGCCATGACCGACTCCGGAAATGGCGAGTGGATCGGCGAGCTCTACAATCGCCGTCTGTGCTTCGATCATCGCAGGGGAAAGTGGCTATTTTTCAAGGAGAACCGCTGGATTGAAGACTCCAACGGTGAAATTTACCGCGTTGCAAAGGCTGCCGCAAGGAAAAGGCTTGCGCTTGCGGCGGATCTACAAGAGGAAAAGGAGCGCAACGAGCAAGCCGAGTGGGCCCGAAAGAGTGAATCGCGATACCTGATCGACGCTGCTCTAACCATGGCCAGGAGCACAGAGACGCTAGCGGACTCTGGAGAAGGCTGGGATGCTTCTGCAACTCTCATAGGTGTTCGCAATGGCGTTGTGGACTTGCAATCAGGTCGAGTGCGAGCTGGATGTCCCGAAGATCGACTTACGCTGCAGACATCCGCAGCCTTCGATCCCTCTGCACAATGCCCTCGGTTTGAAACCTTTCTAAATGATGTCTTTTGTGGCGACGACGAATTGATTCGCTATGTGCAAAAGGCGATTGGTTACTCTTTAACCGGGGAGGTAGGCGAGCAATGCCTTTTTCTCTGCTTTGGCGATGGCGCGAATGGAAAGAGCACTCTGCTGGAAACGATAAGGCATATCCTTGGCAGTTACGCCTACAACGTTCCTTTTTCCACATTTGAGCTGAAAGCCCGTTCAGGTATACCGAATGACGTCGCCGCACTTGTGGGAAAGCGCTTTGTCACTGCCGCTGAGACGAACGAGGGAGCGACCTTCAACGAAGCGCGCGTCAAGACGCTCACCGGTGGTGACAATATCACCGCGAGGTTTCTGTATAAGGAAAACTTTACATTCCAACCAGTTGCAAAAGTGTGGCTGGCCTTCAATCACAAGCCGGAAGTCATCGATGAGTCTCATGGGTTTTGGAGGCGGATACGGCTCATTCCATTTCATGCACAATTCGATGGTGCGCGGCGAGACCCTGAATTACCCTCCAAGCTCAGGGAGGAGGCAAGCGGCATCCTTGCCTGGGCCGTGCGAGGATGCCTGCTTTGGCGAAAGGAAGGGCTGGTACAACCCACCTGTGTGACAGAAGCGACGAAAGCATATCGCGAAGAGAGCAATCCAGTATCGGCCTTCCTAGAGGACACCTATGAGGTGAAACCCGGTGGTTTTGTCCCGTCCGCGCTGCTCCGTACGGGCTACGAGAGGTGGTGCCACGAGAATGGAGAAAAGCCTCTCGATGCTCGCGCCCTCGCGAGTAGGCTACTCGCTAGAGGCTTCACGCAGGACCGCCAAGGACATGGGAGAACTCGTGGCTGGAAGGGGCTGAGGCCGAAGGCTGAACACCTTTCCGACGCCCAAAAACCTGCGGACATGAGGACGGGGGCGGACGCGTTAGTTCAATGATCTCTATACTAGCTTTTGCCTAATGGACTTGTACCAAAATGCTGTCCGCCTCTGTCCTCGTGTCCGCACTAAAAAGCGGTCATGTACGTTGTTCACTGATCCTCATATTCCCAGGATTGAACGACCATGAAGAACATTCGAATATCGAGCAGTGTAGCGGGCTTGATCGTGTTGGGCATTGTTCTCGGCCTATGGATCAACCGTCCCAGAGAGCCCAGCATTGATCTAGGAGCAGCTGCACCAAAGTTCGTGGCCGCTGGAACTATGAAACTGTTGGATGTGGCTAGCGTGGAAGTTGCGACGGTGGGTGTCGATATCATGCCACCCGAGGTTCAACTGCGGATTGACCTCAATAATGGAGCTAATGGCTATCTCGGCTACTACACAAACGGAAGGTGGGGTGCCAACCTCGTACTGACTAGACCTGTACAAGGAGGAACAGACAACGTCGGCCAGGTCACAGTCGAAGGATTTTCTCTCGACGACTTCTACAATGTCTATTCTAAACCGCCACAATCATCGGGGGTGTTTGTGCCTGTGCATCGGTCCAGAGTATCAACC includes these proteins:
- a CDS encoding FAD-binding oxidoreductase — encoded protein: MPDCRQCAAGRQVGNRIRGTHFGAWGGRHWAGFAVVQGGVVLNLRPMSRVHVDRESRTVTLGGGSLINDVLLELPDDLASVTGAESSVGYTGLTLGGGYGPLNSRFGLACDTMRSAQVVLADGNVVTASAQDNPDLFWALRGGGGNYGVVTSMELELFSVPTVQSATILFPQSSAATTLSHLQEITEASPDGLSVLSGLVTLHSGQKGLFLQPLLSEKSEIGERLFEKLCNLPNSKVVARRWSPYNQIFDREAEKAWSANENYRVSARFCEVLNGAVVDVLTRGAERAPTPGCVLLLHDFHGQASRIQLESSAYPLRKNHYLVEVIAGWDSVEDGVAAGEWFDQVLEELSQLSLSGGYPNVLGPAEQKRTYDFYEPSRTRLRAVKNKFDPHDVFSSNVCQL
- a CDS encoding AraC family transcriptional regulator, coding for MSALDLVVQQVGSVSLAGSTSLRFPDKGSIKFLVVVSGQGSLIVGGVPSVITLEAGDCVVLPRGTAHSLTCRCVDKSVISYPEGSNDHAGCFLVSGELLLMSSHAEAMFRSVLPPLIHRRSREVHHGLTMTLSRLINEVKHPQPGSALMTQCLATIILMQILRCHVEEFAITSVGWLFALADDAMAVALTRIHEAPGHRWSLQELARHAGLSRSTFAKRFKNIVGVTPMEYLTRWRMILAGARLTSSSEPVSRIASSFGYESENAFGKVFRNIMGASPAKYRRACRKRAPRGRIGHVA
- a CDS encoding serine hydrolase, producing MQSAFKFLLNVAVLHAVGQGKLSLEQSVHSLPSDTYKDTFSPLQDMYPAANVDVPLRQLPELWVGHPDNTANDILLRQMGGTAPVQQYLDSLGLQGIQIRDSEASMHDDERRQYRNTGEPATFVKLLCMLAENSLLTHGNTKYLLSIMSSSPSFPNRICGLLPAGTIVAYKTGTAGYNNNMAAATNDVALITLPTGGA
- a CDS encoding oxidoreductase; its protein translation is MTNQADLGGMFTFPGTQLQVRRMGFGAMQLAGPHAYGPSKARDGGSAVLNEVIAAGVNHIDTSDYYGPHSVNQIIRQTLHPYRDDLVIVTKLGWRRGDSGSWIPAVSASDITAGAHENLRNLGLDALEIVNLRVGGELWPTEGSIEEPMTALAELQRQGLIRHLGVSNVSPQQYAEAKKIAQIVCVQNFYNVAQRRDDAFIDQLDKEGVAYVPYFPLGGMTPLQSAELDVAAASVNATSLQVALHWLLKRSPNILLIPGTSSLLHLKENLEAVDLELSAEILTQLNAVGSYAA
- a CDS encoding tyrosine-type recombinase/integrase — protein: MKEPRSIGQALTHEQKLRLLQAADSKPEWQNARLAMALALCTTMRGVEIKNLRWRDVDWPRRGFTVRRSKTDAGLRSIPMNEDAYSTVLELWERAKAFGGTQPDHFLFPACERGYIDPKRCQKSWRTAWRKLTASAGLKGFRFHDCRHHAITELAESQASDATIMALAGHVSRKMLEHYSHVRQEAKREAVNVLSAKCPRRPTTEGYDTNNDTKYMLSGEVSSYVVENMVGTRRLELLTSTVSR
- a CDS encoding helix-turn-helix domain-containing protein, encoding METGTLAKVSNEASLYSCCTLVPIVTFVLHTRSISTRPTRVKEESFVKYQREAEITAVEAARRLGVGLDYVYSLLWTGKLQGRKIGKRWIVPARVVQARLKKLTGGSSDRSRS
- a CDS encoding helix-turn-helix domain-containing protein; the protein is MIEAVPSLLTLNTVATALAVSPHTVRSWVRKGRLRPVRLCRRLLFDPAEVARMVAEAR
- a CDS encoding DNA primase family protein, giving the protein MPKRKSKSDQKSSSRPESSPASISSFAMTDSGNGEWIGELYNRRLCFDHRRGKWLFFKENRWIEDSNGEIYRVAKAAARKRLALAADLQEEKERNEQAEWARKSESRYLIDAALTMARSTETLADSGEGWDASATLIGVRNGVVDLQSGRVRAGCPEDRLTLQTSAAFDPSAQCPRFETFLNDVFCGDDELIRYVQKAIGYSLTGEVGEQCLFLCFGDGANGKSTLLETIRHILGSYAYNVPFSTFELKARSGIPNDVAALVGKRFVTAAETNEGATFNEARVKTLTGGDNITARFLYKENFTFQPVAKVWLAFNHKPEVIDESHGFWRRIRLIPFHAQFDGARRDPELPSKLREEASGILAWAVRGCLLWRKEGLVQPTCVTEATKAYREESNPVSAFLEDTYEVKPGGFVPSALLRTGYERWCHENGEKPLDARALASRLLARGFTQDRQGHGRTRGWKGLRPKAEHLSDAQKPADMRTGADALVQ